The following coding sequences lie in one Acidimicrobiales bacterium genomic window:
- a CDS encoding NifU N-terminal domain-containing protein: MGQPVTVIEKPSSHPGVVRFETNRPLTGTGHEIFRSEAEVASARDTPASRVAAALFAHGGVSAVHVNANVISVHLDRVNATEGLKEVVEEMFIYYGEGVEVVQPEGFGD; this comes from the coding sequence ATGGGTCAGCCAGTCACCGTCATCGAGAAGCCGTCGTCGCACCCGGGCGTGGTGCGCTTCGAGACCAACCGCCCTCTCACCGGCACGGGCCACGAGATCTTCCGGTCGGAGGCCGAGGTGGCGTCGGCCCGCGACACGCCCGCCTCCCGGGTGGCGGCGGCGTTGTTCGCCCACGGCGGCGTGAGCGCCGTGCACGTGAACGCCAACGTCATCAGCGTCCACCTCGACCGGGTGAACGCCACCGAGGGCCTCAAGGAGGTCGTCGAGGAGATGTTCATCTACTACGGCGAGGGCGTCGAGGTCGTGCAGCCGGAGGGCTTCGGCGACTGA
- a CDS encoding DNA polymerase Y family protein, whose amino-acid sequence MTAVRTLVVVCPHWSVVAAGAAPDRPAAVVRANRVVAATPAARAEGVSAGQRRREAQGRCPALEVHDHDEARDGRAFAGVAAALERYTPRIELSVPGTAAFPTRGPSRYFGGDTALAEAVVATVDEVMGEWGWAGTAGVGVADGPFPAALAARGAAPGREVVAPGGSPAFLAPLAVAALDRPDLVDVLVRLGLRTLGAFAALDAADVVARFGAEGRAAHRLARGLDERPPATSPPPRHLEVAADLDPPAERVDVAAFVAKGLADELHARLGAYGLSCTRVVVTAETEQGEVHERVWRHEGALGAGAVADRVRWQLDGWLNGPAARRPTGGVVRLVIAPDEVVPAAGRQLGFWGGESAATERAHRGLARVQGLLGPDAVTVPERRGGRGPGEQVVRVPAVAEESGEPRRSTAEPRGGEAPWPGRVPAPSPAAVPAEPVPVEVRAADGTVVAVDGRGTVGAAPATLVVAGRSVGVEAWAGPWPADERWWDPHARRRRARLQLRTADGRAVLVFVEGGRWWLEAVYD is encoded by the coding sequence GTGACCGCAGTACGCACCCTGGTGGTCGTGTGCCCCCACTGGTCGGTGGTGGCCGCCGGGGCGGCACCGGACCGTCCCGCCGCGGTGGTGCGGGCCAATCGGGTGGTGGCCGCCACCCCCGCCGCTCGTGCCGAGGGGGTCAGCGCCGGTCAGCGCCGTCGCGAGGCCCAGGGGCGGTGTCCCGCGCTGGAGGTCCACGACCACGACGAGGCCCGTGACGGGCGGGCCTTCGCCGGCGTGGCCGCCGCCCTCGAGCGCTACACCCCCCGCATCGAGCTCTCGGTGCCGGGCACGGCCGCGTTCCCCACCAGAGGCCCGTCGCGGTACTTCGGGGGCGACACGGCGTTGGCCGAGGCGGTGGTGGCGACCGTCGACGAGGTCATGGGGGAGTGGGGCTGGGCGGGCACCGCCGGGGTGGGGGTGGCCGACGGGCCGTTCCCCGCCGCGTTGGCAGCCCGGGGTGCCGCCCCGGGCCGGGAGGTCGTCGCCCCCGGGGGGTCACCGGCGTTCCTCGCGCCCCTGGCGGTGGCCGCCCTCGACCGACCCGACCTCGTCGACGTGTTGGTGCGCCTCGGGTTGCGGACCCTGGGGGCGTTCGCGGCCCTCGACGCGGCCGACGTCGTGGCCCGCTTCGGCGCCGAGGGGCGGGCCGCCCACCGTCTGGCCAGGGGCCTCGACGAGCGCCCGCCGGCCACGTCGCCCCCGCCTCGGCACCTCGAGGTCGCCGCCGACCTCGATCCCCCCGCCGAGCGGGTCGACGTCGCGGCCTTCGTGGCCAAGGGGCTGGCCGACGAGCTCCACGCCCGTCTCGGGGCCTACGGGCTGTCGTGCACCCGGGTGGTGGTCACCGCCGAGACCGAGCAGGGGGAGGTGCACGAGCGGGTGTGGCGCCACGAGGGTGCCCTGGGGGCGGGGGCGGTGGCCGACCGGGTGCGCTGGCAGCTCGACGGGTGGCTCAACGGGCCCGCCGCCCGGCGGCCGACCGGTGGGGTGGTACGCCTCGTCATCGCCCCCGACGAGGTCGTGCCGGCCGCCGGCCGCCAGCTCGGCTTCTGGGGCGGCGAGAGCGCCGCCACCGAACGGGCCCACCGGGGCCTCGCCCGGGTGCAGGGCCTCCTCGGCCCCGACGCCGTGACCGTGCCCGAGCGTCGGGGCGGACGGGGGCCGGGCGAGCAGGTGGTGCGGGTGCCGGCCGTCGCCGAGGAGTCGGGTGAGCCCCGCCGGTCGACGGCGGAGCCGCGGGGCGGGGAGGCGCCGTGGCCCGGACGTGTCCCGGCCCCGTCGCCGGCCGCCGTGCCCGCCGAGCCGGTGCCCGTGGAGGTGCGTGCCGCCGACGGGACCGTGGTGGCGGTCGACGGCCGTGGGACGGTGGGCGCCGCCCCGGCCACGCTCGTGGTGGCCGGACGGAGTGTCGGGGTCGAAGCCTGGGCGGGCCCGTGGCCGGCCGACGAGCGCTGGTGGGATCCCCACGCCCGCCGTCGCCGGGCCCGTCTCCAGCTCCGTACGGCCGACGGCCGTGCGGTGCTCGTCTTCGTGGAGGGTGGCCGGTGGTGGCTCGAAGCGGTCTACGACTGA
- a CDS encoding LLM class F420-dependent oxidoreductase, with product MARFKVGVQLQPQHTTMDDLRRAWRTADAMGVDSIWTWDHFYPLYGEPDGPHFEGWTTLATMAADTASARVGMLVTGNTYRNPELLADMARTLDHISGGRAYLGLGAGWFERDYDEYGYDFGTPGSRLRDLEASLERITARLAALNPPPVGDLPILIGGGGEKVTLRITAQHADAWNTFGPPENFAHKNAVLDQWCADVGRDPSEIERTVAIQGSEIDQAEAFLEAGATHLILMKGTEGPFAFDDLERLLALR from the coding sequence ATGGCCCGTTTCAAGGTGGGCGTGCAGCTCCAGCCCCAGCACACCACGATGGACGACCTGCGCCGGGCGTGGCGCACCGCCGACGCCATGGGCGTCGACTCGATCTGGACCTGGGACCACTTCTACCCGCTCTACGGCGAGCCCGACGGCCCCCACTTCGAGGGCTGGACCACGCTGGCCACGATGGCCGCCGACACCGCCAGTGCCCGGGTCGGGATGTTGGTCACCGGCAACACCTACCGCAACCCCGAGCTGCTGGCCGACATGGCCCGCACCCTCGACCACATCAGCGGGGGCCGGGCCTATCTCGGGCTCGGCGCCGGTTGGTTCGAGCGTGACTACGACGAGTACGGCTATGACTTCGGCACCCCCGGGTCGCGGCTGCGTGACCTCGAGGCCTCGCTCGAGCGCATCACCGCCCGCCTCGCGGCGCTGAACCCGCCGCCCGTGGGCGACCTGCCGATCCTGATCGGCGGGGGCGGCGAGAAGGTCACGTTGCGGATCACCGCGCAGCACGCCGACGCGTGGAACACGTTCGGCCCGCCCGAGAACTTCGCCCACAAGAACGCCGTGCTCGACCAGTGGTGTGCCGACGTCGGCCGTGACCCGTCCGAGATCGAGCGCACGGTCGCCATCCAGGGCAGCGAGATCGACCAGGCCGAGGCCTTCCTCGAGGCCGGCGCCACCCACCTCATCCTCATGAAGGGCACCGAGGGCCCCTTCGCGTTCGACGACCTCGAGCGGCTGCTCGCCCTGCGCTGA
- a CDS encoding S8 family serine peptidase, which translates to MRSGPTRRRAGWAVVAMVVVVAFVVAALAGGPAPTSDASGPTADAPDASTPPTSADPSEPQEPPPTVPSDGGQSGQADPVEPTDPVPVEPGVEAAIATDGSAPVLVRLDVPDGLVPEERAAAVAAAAEGVLAVLSTEVAATAKPTGTTPVLALTADADALAALRVADAVTAVSEDGINTISSTNSTASIQAPQAWTQGADGTGQVIAVLDTGVARDHPYLTRDGVSDVLAEACFSSTGSSGGAAWSSYCPGGGTAGVFGTGAAAPCPVPATDCAHGTHVAGIAAGGTGAASLGSTVGASGVAPDAELLGVQVFSKGLNSTVCGASAPCAIAFDSDVIRGLEWVYAQRAAYPGLAAVNLSLGGGKYAGTCDASYGDVKQAIDDLRNAGIATVVASGNNGWDGFVSGPACVTTAVAVGAVDDATLAVAGYSNQSALVDLLGPGSTVRSSFPPNVMGNLTGTSMATPAVAGAFAALREVRPTATVSQLEASLEATGITISLSGVGSWPYLQLNAPVTAAVSGRPTVPLGVSGVPGPGQAQVSWSPPASPGTTPVTSYRVTASPGGATCTTAGLGCTVTGLTNGQAYRFAVAAENASGPGPAAGTLPLVPFTSPTAPQAVTAFGGDGSGVVAWSPPSFDGGRPITGYTATASPGGATCSTTGALGCVVPGLTNGVGYTISVRATNLAGPGPSAGAAAAITAAPGALVPLTPARLMDTRPGPQFTTIDGQARGGGPLGAGAAGEVSLPVLGRGGVPSSDVGAVALNVTVTAPTASSWLTVYPSGAPIPGASSLNYGPGQTVPNMVMAGVGADGQVVLRNEFGSAHVIVDVMGWLPDAAGFSSLVTPARLMDTRAGAQFPTVDGQAQGTGALGAASTRSLLVTGRAGVPASGVGAVALNVTVTAPTASSWLRVYPSGSPLPDASSINYVPGQTVPNMVIARVGPDGRIALRNEFGSAHVIVDIVGWFPLTGYAPLSPARLLDTRPGFTTIDGQFVGTGALGSGGTLALTVVGRGGVPPVGARSVVLNVTVTSPTASSWLRVYPTGTPLPTASNLNYSPGQTVANAVVARVGVDGKVALRNELGSAHVIVDVVGWIP; encoded by the coding sequence ATGAGGTCAGGACCCACTCGACGGCGCGCCGGTTGGGCTGTGGTGGCCATGGTCGTGGTCGTGGCGTTCGTCGTGGCCGCCCTGGCGGGCGGACCGGCGCCCACCTCCGACGCGTCGGGCCCGACCGCAGATGCTCCGGACGCGTCGACCCCCCCCACCTCCGCGGATCCGTCCGAGCCGCAGGAGCCGCCGCCGACCGTGCCGTCCGACGGGGGGCAGTCGGGCCAGGCCGATCCGGTGGAGCCGACCGACCCGGTCCCGGTGGAGCCCGGGGTGGAGGCGGCCATCGCCACCGACGGGTCGGCCCCGGTGCTGGTGCGCCTGGACGTCCCCGACGGGCTCGTCCCCGAGGAGCGCGCGGCCGCCGTCGCCGCCGCCGCCGAGGGCGTGCTCGCCGTGTTGTCGACGGAGGTGGCGGCCACGGCCAAGCCCACCGGCACCACCCCCGTGCTGGCGCTCACCGCGGACGCCGACGCCCTGGCCGCCCTGCGGGTGGCCGATGCGGTCACCGCCGTGTCCGAGGACGGGATCAACACGATCAGCTCCACCAACTCGACGGCGTCGATCCAGGCTCCACAGGCCTGGACGCAGGGCGCCGACGGCACCGGCCAGGTCATCGCGGTGCTCGACACCGGTGTGGCCCGCGACCACCCGTACCTGACGCGTGACGGGGTGTCCGACGTGCTGGCCGAGGCGTGCTTCTCCTCCACCGGCTCGTCCGGCGGCGCGGCGTGGTCGTCGTACTGCCCCGGCGGCGGGACCGCCGGGGTGTTCGGCACCGGGGCGGCGGCACCGTGTCCGGTCCCGGCCACCGACTGCGCCCACGGCACCCACGTGGCCGGCATCGCCGCCGGCGGGACGGGAGCGGCCTCGTTGGGGTCGACCGTCGGTGCCTCGGGGGTGGCGCCCGACGCCGAGCTGCTCGGGGTGCAGGTGTTCTCGAAGGGCCTGAACTCGACGGTGTGCGGTGCGAGCGCGCCGTGCGCCATCGCCTTCGACTCCGACGTCATCCGCGGTCTGGAGTGGGTGTACGCCCAGCGGGCCGCCTACCCCGGCCTGGCGGCGGTGAACCTGAGCCTCGGGGGCGGCAAGTACGCGGGGACCTGCGACGCCAGCTACGGCGACGTCAAGCAGGCCATCGACGACCTGCGCAACGCGGGCATCGCCACGGTCGTGGCGTCGGGGAACAACGGCTGGGACGGGTTCGTCAGCGGCCCGGCCTGCGTCACCACCGCCGTCGCGGTCGGCGCCGTCGACGACGCCACGCTGGCCGTGGCCGGCTACTCGAACCAGAGCGCCCTCGTCGACCTGCTCGGGCCGGGCAGCACCGTGCGGTCGTCGTTCCCCCCGAACGTGATGGGCAACCTCACCGGCACGTCGATGGCCACCCCCGCGGTGGCCGGGGCGTTCGCGGCGCTGAGGGAGGTCCGGCCCACGGCCACGGTCAGCCAGCTCGAGGCGTCGCTCGAGGCGACCGGGATCACGATCAGCCTCTCCGGCGTGGGTTCGTGGCCCTACCTGCAGCTCAACGCGCCCGTGACCGCGGCGGTGAGCGGGCGGCCCACGGTCCCGCTGGGGGTGTCCGGTGTGCCGGGCCCCGGTCAGGCGCAGGTCTCGTGGTCGCCCCCGGCCAGCCCGGGCACGACGCCGGTCACCTCCTACCGCGTGACCGCAAGCCCCGGGGGGGCGACGTGCACGACCGCCGGTCTCGGCTGCACGGTCACCGGTCTCACCAACGGCCAGGCCTACCGGTTCGCGGTGGCGGCGGAGAACGCCTCGGGTCCCGGTCCGGCGGCGGGCACGCTGCCGTTGGTGCCCTTCACCTCCCCGACGGCACCGCAGGCCGTGACGGCCTTCGGCGGTGACGGCTCGGGCGTGGTGGCGTGGTCGCCGCCGTCGTTCGACGGGGGGCGCCCGATCACCGGGTACACGGCGACGGCCTCGCCGGGCGGGGCGACGTGCTCGACGACCGGCGCGCTCGGGTGCGTGGTGCCCGGGCTGACCAACGGCGTCGGCTACACGATCTCGGTGCGGGCCACGAACCTGGCCGGTCCCGGCCCGTCGGCGGGTGCGGCCGCGGCGATCACCGCTGCGCCCGGTGCGCTCGTGCCGCTCACCCCCGCCCGTCTCATGGACACCCGGCCCGGGCCGCAGTTCACCACCATCGACGGCCAGGCCCGCGGTGGCGGGCCGCTCGGCGCAGGCGCGGCCGGGGAGGTCTCGTTGCCGGTGCTCGGCCGAGGCGGTGTGCCGTCGTCGGATGTGGGGGCGGTGGCGTTGAACGTCACGGTCACCGCTCCGACGGCGTCGAGCTGGCTGACGGTGTACCCGTCGGGGGCGCCGATACCGGGCGCGTCGAGCCTCAACTACGGACCCGGCCAGACCGTGCCGAACATGGTGATGGCCGGGGTGGGCGCCGATGGGCAGGTGGTGCTGCGCAACGAGTTCGGCTCGGCGCACGTGATCGTGGACGTGATGGGCTGGCTGCCCGATGCCGCCGGCTTCTCGTCGCTCGTCACCCCCGCACGGCTCATGGACACCCGCGCCGGAGCGCAGTTCCCGACCGTCGACGGCCAGGCCCAGGGCACCGGTGCCCTCGGGGCGGCGAGCACCCGGTCATTGCTGGTCACCGGCCGCGCCGGAGTGCCGGCCTCCGGGGTGGGCGCAGTGGCGTTGAACGTGACGGTCACGGCGCCGACGGCGTCGAGCTGGCTGCGGGTGTACCCCTCGGGTTCGCCGTTGCCCGACGCCTCCAGCATCAACTACGTCCCCGGCCAGACCGTGCCCAACATGGTCATCGCCCGGGTCGGTCCCGACGGCCGGATCGCGCTGCGCAACGAGTTCGGCTCCGCCCACGTCATCGTCGACATCGTGGGGTGGTTCCCGCTCACCGGGTACGCACCGTTGTCCCCGGCCCGGCTGCTCGACACGCGGCCCGGCTTCACCACCATCGACGGGCAGTTCGTGGGGACCGGCGCCCTCGGTTCCGGCGGGACCCTCGCCCTCACCGTGGTGGGACGGGGTGGGGTGCCCCCGGTCGGAGCGCGGTCGGTCGTGCTGAACGTGACGGTCACGTCGCCGACGGCGTCGAGCTGGCTGCGGGTGTACCCGACGGGGACGCCGCTGCCCACCGCGTCCAACCTGAACTACTCGCCGGGCCAGACCGTCGCCAACGCTGTGGTGGCCCGGGTCGGTGTCGACGGCAAGGTGGCGCTGCGCAACGAGCTCGGCTCGGCCCACGTGATCGTCGACGTCGTCGGCTGGATCCCGTAG